One genomic segment of Natrialbaceae archaeon AArc-T1-2 includes these proteins:
- the pepF gene encoding oligoendopeptidase F — MSSVPDRSEVDQQYKWDLESVYATDDDWEAASEEVSDLIEELAAYEGTATEDATTLLEVLELRDSVMREVSTVAAYARMRRDEDTTNQEAQAMFARAQSLVTDAQSAASFLEPELQSLSREEFDEFRTAEPDLETYDHYVDDVLRMKPHTRSSEVEELLADLSEVTGATGEVYTMLSNADMAFPTVEGPEGEPVEITQSNVVTLLKRPDREFRQRVYEGYFDEWASMRNTVSTTYEKSVTADVKLAQARNYDTAREAALDGPNVPVSVYDTLVETVTDNLETLHRHAELKREALEVDELRMWDIYMPLTGGEGPDVEYNDAREHIVEALAPLGEAYQSRVAEGLDSQWVDVYETDGKQSGAYSGGTYDTQPFILMNYQDDVSSMFTLAHELGHSMHSELTKDEQPYVYADYEIFVAEVASTVNEALLTEHLLETVDDESFRRHVLNEFVERVRSTLYRQTLFAEFEHRVHELEEAGEPLTADRLDQLYRGLKDAYYEPAVLDDRIAREWMRIPHFYRAFYVYQYATGISAALAIVERILEEGDDAAADYREFLRRGSREYPLELLRTAGVDMSTSEPIERALASYERRLEEMASLT, encoded by the coding sequence ATGAGTTCCGTCCCCGACCGCTCCGAGGTCGACCAGCAGTACAAGTGGGACCTCGAGAGCGTCTACGCGACCGACGACGACTGGGAGGCCGCCTCCGAAGAGGTCTCCGACCTGATCGAGGAGCTCGCCGCCTACGAAGGAACGGCGACCGAAGACGCCACGACCCTGCTCGAGGTGCTCGAACTGCGCGATTCGGTTATGCGAGAGGTCTCGACGGTCGCAGCTTACGCCCGGATGCGCCGCGACGAGGACACGACCAACCAGGAGGCCCAGGCGATGTTCGCACGCGCCCAGTCGCTCGTCACCGACGCCCAGTCTGCGGCGTCGTTTCTCGAGCCCGAACTCCAGTCGCTCTCCCGCGAGGAGTTCGACGAGTTCCGGACAGCCGAGCCCGACCTCGAGACCTACGACCACTACGTCGACGACGTCCTCCGGATGAAACCTCACACTCGCTCGAGCGAGGTCGAGGAACTGCTCGCGGACTTAAGCGAGGTGACGGGTGCGACGGGCGAGGTCTACACCATGCTTTCGAACGCCGACATGGCGTTTCCGACCGTCGAGGGCCCCGAGGGCGAGCCCGTCGAGATCACCCAGAGCAACGTCGTCACCCTCCTCAAGCGGCCCGACCGGGAGTTCCGCCAGCGCGTCTACGAGGGGTACTTCGACGAGTGGGCGTCGATGCGCAACACGGTCTCGACGACCTACGAGAAAAGCGTCACAGCCGACGTGAAACTGGCCCAAGCACGGAACTACGACACCGCCCGCGAGGCCGCCCTCGACGGCCCGAACGTGCCCGTCTCCGTCTACGACACCCTCGTCGAGACGGTCACCGACAACCTCGAGACGCTCCATCGCCACGCCGAACTCAAACGCGAGGCCCTCGAGGTCGACGAGCTCCGGATGTGGGACATCTACATGCCGCTGACCGGCGGCGAAGGCCCCGATGTCGAGTACAACGACGCCCGTGAGCACATCGTCGAGGCACTCGCCCCGCTCGGCGAGGCCTACCAGTCCCGCGTCGCCGAGGGACTCGACTCCCAGTGGGTCGACGTCTACGAGACCGACGGCAAGCAGTCCGGTGCCTACTCCGGCGGCACCTACGACACCCAGCCCTTTATCCTGATGAACTACCAGGACGACGTCTCCTCGATGTTCACGCTGGCTCACGAACTCGGCCACTCGATGCACTCCGAGCTGACGAAAGACGAACAGCCCTACGTCTACGCCGACTACGAGATCTTCGTCGCCGAGGTCGCGAGCACCGTCAACGAGGCCTTGCTCACCGAACACTTACTCGAGACCGTCGACGACGAGTCGTTCCGTCGTCACGTCCTGAACGAGTTCGTAGAGCGGGTGCGCTCGACGCTGTATCGCCAGACGCTGTTCGCCGAGTTCGAACACCGCGTCCACGAACTCGAGGAAGCGGGCGAGCCGCTGACTGCCGACCGCTTAGACCAACTCTACCGCGGGCTCAAAGACGCATACTACGAACCGGCCGTCCTCGACGACCGCATCGCCCGCGAGTGGATGCGGATCCCGCACTTCTATCGGGCCTTCTACGTCTACCAGTACGCCACCGGCATCTCGGCGGCGCTTGCCATCGTCGAGCGCATCCTCGAAGAGGGCGACGACGCCGCTGCCGACTACCGCGAGTTCCTCCGGCGCGGCTCCCGGGAGTACCCCCTCGAGCTCTTGCGGACCGCCGGCGTCGACATGAGCACGTCCGAGCCGATCGAACGCGCACTCGCGAGCTACGAGAGACGTCTCGAGGAGATGGCGTCGCTCACGTAG
- a CDS encoding DUF389 domain-containing protein, whose translation MRLLRIAVARDDLEAAREVLADADLTFVTLSLEDRSDHREMVLLEVPVPSNAVGNVLDALEERGIETGEYTIVGSTETAVTETAELLEERYAGEYEPLTGVELRTKARDLSRDTMSYVALMVCSALIATAGLLLDSPAIVVGSMVIAPIIGPALTASVGFVTSDRKMIVDSLWMQLYGLGLAVGAAAVLGFGFRFGGFTPDTLELSTLELFGVRLAPNALSLVVGLAAGAAAGIGLTTKGPTSIIGVMIAAALIPTAAATGLSIAWLEPALAIGTATLLVVTMILINLAVLAVLLSFGYRQKERPDRNRATDRSLVSVGILAIVVVGLTLSVGVATAEQVAVDRSVASATDETLEDPAYENLSAVSIQTQYGDLSPFTGPRTVTIVLAEEGEADSDAFASDVADRIEDRTGESVAVRVETVEYAA comes from the coding sequence GTGCGTCTCCTCCGGATCGCCGTCGCCCGCGACGACCTCGAGGCGGCCCGCGAGGTGCTCGCGGACGCGGATCTGACGTTCGTCACGCTCTCGCTCGAGGACAGGAGCGACCATCGAGAGATGGTGTTACTCGAGGTTCCGGTACCGAGCAACGCCGTCGGGAACGTCCTCGATGCCCTCGAGGAGCGCGGGATAGAGACGGGGGAGTACACGATCGTGGGGAGCACCGAGACGGCGGTAACCGAGACCGCAGAGCTGCTCGAGGAGCGATACGCGGGCGAGTACGAGCCCCTAACTGGCGTCGAGTTACGCACCAAAGCGCGGGACCTGAGCCGCGATACGATGTCCTACGTTGCGTTGATGGTCTGCAGCGCGCTGATCGCAACCGCCGGGTTGTTGCTCGACTCGCCAGCGATCGTCGTCGGCTCGATGGTGATCGCGCCGATCATCGGGCCAGCGCTCACCGCGAGCGTCGGTTTCGTGACGAGCGATCGGAAGATGATCGTCGACAGCCTCTGGATGCAGCTGTACGGTCTCGGACTCGCGGTCGGGGCCGCGGCGGTACTCGGTTTCGGGTTCCGGTTCGGTGGCTTCACCCCGGACACGCTCGAGCTGTCCACGCTCGAGCTGTTCGGCGTGCGGCTCGCTCCGAACGCGCTCTCGCTGGTCGTCGGGCTGGCCGCCGGGGCAGCCGCCGGGATCGGGCTGACGACGAAGGGGCCGACCTCGATCATCGGCGTCATGATCGCCGCCGCGTTGATCCCGACGGCGGCTGCGACCGGGCTCTCGATCGCCTGGCTCGAGCCGGCGCTCGCGATCGGGACGGCGACCTTGCTGGTCGTGACGATGATCCTGATCAACCTCGCCGTCCTCGCCGTCCTGCTGTCGTTCGGCTACCGGCAGAAAGAGCGTCCCGACCGGAATCGAGCCACCGACCGGTCGCTCGTGAGCGTCGGCATCCTCGCGATCGTCGTCGTTGGACTCACGCTCTCGGTCGGCGTCGCCACGGCCGAACAGGTCGCCGTCGACAGGTCGGTCGCGAGTGCCACGGACGAGACGCTCGAGGACCCCGCCTACGAGAACCTCAGTGCCGTCTCGATCCAGACTCAGTACGGGGATCTGTCGCCGTTTACCGGTCCGCGGACGGTGACGATCGTCCTCGCCGAAGAGGGCGAGGCCGACTCCGACGCGTTCGCAAGCGACGTCGCAGACCGGATCGAGGACCGAACCGGCGAGTCGGTGGCGGTCCGTGTCGAGACCGTCGAGTACGCCGCCTAA
- a CDS encoding response regulator, which produces MSGQDGPDPVDILLVEDNPGDVRLTREAFKDGSIANNLHVVEDGVDALEFCHQRGDYVDAPRPAIILLDLNLPRKNGEEVLEEIRNDSNLQTIPVIVLTSSDAHDDVVRSYELCANAYLRKPVDPDGFIDAIRSLEEFWLSVVRLP; this is translated from the coding sequence ATGAGCGGCCAAGACGGGCCAGATCCGGTTGACATCCTTCTCGTCGAAGACAATCCCGGCGACGTCCGACTCACACGGGAGGCGTTCAAAGATGGGAGCATTGCGAACAATTTACACGTCGTCGAGGATGGGGTCGACGCACTCGAGTTCTGTCACCAGCGCGGCGACTACGTCGACGCACCGCGTCCGGCGATTATTCTGCTCGATCTGAATCTCCCTCGAAAAAACGGCGAGGAGGTGCTCGAAGAGATCAGAAACGATTCCAATCTTCAGACGATTCCGGTGATCGTCCTGACGAGTTCGGACGCACACGACGACGTCGTCAGGTCGTACGAACTCTGTGCCAACGCCTACCTCAGAAAGCCCGTCGACCCCGACGGGTTCATCGACGCGATCCGATCGCTCGAAGAGTTCTGGCTCTCGGTCGTTCGCTTGCCCTAG
- a CDS encoding sensor histidine kinase — protein MLAVGRAFAQLSQGEPAGNVFVVTLLVVVPGGILVGSGYWLSRSGVAHRFYPDVASWCLGGFGAMTTVLVVYHLQPEGGVSDPATSVPILTALSSAAGFAVGVHDGKAKTRTHQLEQRNRELHDTQETLEDAVDRLERYKLYTDEVLDAVTDVFYVLEADGTLQRWNESLVEVTGYTDAEIESMSAMGFFDEDERDRIEDVIAEGFETGHIQIEAELFTKDGEYVPYEFVASTLDNPAGETVLAGVGRDVSGRKQRERHLRRRARQQQVVADLGQLALETDDLDELMHDATRQVADVLDAEHCKVLDLEAGSDDLLLRHGVGWADGLVGEETVSAVEADSQAAYTLANDRPIVVEDLETETRFDGPELLTSHDVRSGISIVVGPFDEPWGILGVHDTARRTFTDQDVTFVQSVANILAETIERYQYQTELEQLVADLEESNERLEQFAYAASHDLQEPLRMVSSYLQLIERRYEDELDEDGTEFLSFAVDGADRMRSMIDGLLEYSRVETEGDPLEPVDLEAVLEDVRDDLQVKIDETDATITAASLPRVSGDPNQLRQLFQNLFENAIEYSGDDPPRIHVSATRNGTEWTVSVRDEGIGIDSDDQDRVFELFHRAHSRHESSGTGIGLALCQRIVERHGGTIRVDSEPGEGTTFSFALPAIGEHNERPRRARSG, from the coding sequence ATGCTTGCCGTCGGTCGCGCTTTCGCTCAGCTAAGTCAGGGCGAACCGGCCGGCAACGTTTTCGTTGTCACCCTGCTGGTCGTCGTTCCTGGCGGGATCCTCGTAGGAAGTGGTTACTGGCTGTCGCGCTCCGGCGTTGCCCACCGGTTCTATCCCGACGTCGCCAGCTGGTGTCTCGGCGGATTCGGCGCGATGACGACGGTGCTCGTCGTCTATCACCTCCAGCCCGAAGGCGGCGTTTCGGATCCCGCGACGTCGGTGCCGATCCTGACGGCGCTAAGCAGCGCCGCGGGCTTTGCCGTGGGCGTCCACGACGGCAAAGCCAAGACGAGAACGCACCAGCTCGAGCAGCGCAACCGGGAGCTGCACGACACACAGGAGACCCTAGAGGACGCGGTCGATCGCCTCGAACGCTACAAACTGTACACCGACGAGGTGCTCGACGCCGTGACCGACGTCTTCTACGTGCTCGAGGCGGACGGGACGCTACAGCGCTGGAACGAGAGCCTCGTCGAGGTGACGGGATACACGGACGCAGAAATCGAGTCGATGAGCGCCATGGGATTTTTCGACGAGGACGAACGCGATCGGATCGAGGACGTGATCGCGGAGGGGTTCGAAACCGGACACATACAGATCGAGGCGGAACTGTTCACGAAAGACGGCGAGTACGTTCCTTACGAGTTCGTCGCCTCGACGCTCGACAACCCGGCGGGCGAGACGGTGCTTGCGGGGGTCGGACGCGACGTCTCCGGTCGAAAGCAACGCGAGCGACACTTGAGACGGCGAGCCCGCCAGCAACAGGTCGTCGCCGATCTCGGACAGCTCGCGCTCGAAACGGACGATCTCGACGAGCTCATGCACGACGCGACCCGGCAGGTGGCGGACGTCCTCGATGCCGAGCACTGCAAAGTGCTCGACCTCGAGGCGGGAAGCGACGACCTCCTCCTTCGCCATGGCGTCGGCTGGGCGGACGGTCTTGTCGGAGAGGAGACGGTGTCAGCCGTCGAGGCGGATTCCCAGGCCGCCTACACGCTCGCAAACGACCGTCCAATCGTCGTCGAGGACCTCGAGACGGAAACGCGGTTCGACGGCCCCGAGTTGTTGACGAGCCACGACGTCCGAAGCGGCATCAGCATCGTCGTCGGTCCGTTCGACGAACCGTGGGGGATCCTCGGCGTGCACGACACCGCCCGCCGAACGTTCACCGACCAGGACGTCACGTTCGTCCAGAGCGTCGCCAACATACTCGCGGAGACGATCGAACGCTACCAGTACCAGACGGAACTCGAACAGCTGGTCGCCGACCTCGAGGAGTCGAACGAGCGGTTAGAGCAGTTCGCGTACGCGGCCTCACACGACTTACAGGAGCCGTTGCGGATGGTCTCGTCGTACCTCCAGCTCATCGAGCGACGCTACGAGGACGAACTCGACGAGGACGGCACGGAGTTCCTGTCGTTCGCCGTCGACGGGGCCGACCGGATGCGGTCGATGATCGACGGTCTGCTCGAGTACTCCCGGGTGGAAACGGAGGGCGATCCGTTAGAGCCGGTCGATCTGGAGGCCGTCCTCGAGGACGTCCGCGACGACCTCCAGGTCAAAATCGACGAGACCGACGCGACGATTACGGCGGCGTCGCTTCCACGCGTCAGCGGCGACCCGAACCAGCTCCGACAGCTGTTCCAGAACCTCTTCGAAAACGCCATCGAGTACAGCGGCGACGATCCACCACGGATTCACGTCTCCGCAACCCGGAACGGCACGGAGTGGACGGTATCGGTCCGCGACGAGGGAATCGGGATCGATTCGGACGACCAGGATCGCGTCTTCGAGTTGTTCCATCGTGCACACAGTCGTCACGAATCCAGCGGCACGGGAATCGGCCTCGCGCTCTGTCAGCGGATCGTCGAACGTCACGGCGGCACGATCCGGGTCGACTCAGAGCCCGGTGAGGGAACGACGTTTTCATTTGCGCTCCCCGCGATAGGTGAACACAATGAGCGGCCAAGACGGGCCAGATCCGGTTGA
- a CDS encoding NAD(P)-dependent alcohol dehydrogenase — protein sequence MHAARLHEYTDDMSDALSIDEVDRPTAERSDDVVVEVEGAGWCQTDNHIIEGMWTDYAPQELPMTLGHENAGIVAKIGDEVTLVEEGDPVICHPVQTCGICRPCRLGEDMYCENMAFNGLTTDGGFAEYLLTNERAVIPLPDGVDPTEIAPHADAGITAYHAAKKAVDELNPGDTAVAIGIGGLGHIGIQCLEAMSAADVVAVDVKDEALELAENFGVTETVDSSEQDLPDVIADLTDDEGAQQVLDFVGTDETAGYAPEIVAAGGDHHVIGYGGHIHEPCQALVDGEFSYRGTLVGQYTELQELVALVERGDVELHTDRYDLEEINTVAERLEHGEIEGRAVVTP from the coding sequence ATGCACGCCGCGAGACTCCACGAGTACACCGACGACATGAGCGACGCCCTCTCGATCGACGAGGTCGACCGGCCGACGGCCGAGCGGTCCGACGACGTCGTCGTCGAGGTCGAGGGCGCGGGCTGGTGCCAGACGGACAACCACATCATCGAGGGGATGTGGACCGACTACGCCCCACAGGAGCTACCGATGACGCTGGGCCACGAGAATGCGGGAATCGTCGCCAAGATCGGCGACGAAGTCACCCTCGTCGAAGAGGGCGACCCGGTCATCTGTCACCCCGTCCAAACGTGTGGTATCTGTCGACCCTGCCGGCTGGGTGAGGACATGTACTGCGAGAACATGGCCTTCAACGGGCTCACCACCGACGGGGGTTTCGCCGAGTACCTGCTGACCAACGAACGGGCGGTCATTCCGCTTCCCGATGGCGTCGACCCGACCGAGATCGCCCCCCACGCCGACGCCGGCATCACCGCCTACCACGCCGCCAAGAAGGCCGTCGACGAGCTGAACCCCGGCGACACCGCCGTCGCCATCGGCATCGGTGGACTCGGACACATCGGGATCCAGTGTCTCGAGGCGATGAGCGCCGCCGACGTCGTCGCCGTCGACGTCAAAGACGAGGCCCTCGAACTGGCCGAGAACTTCGGTGTCACCGAGACCGTCGACTCGAGCGAGCAGGACCTCCCCGACGTCATCGCCGACCTCACCGACGACGAGGGCGCCCAGCAGGTGCTCGACTTCGTCGGCACCGACGAGACGGCCGGCTACGCACCCGAGATCGTCGCCGCCGGCGGCGACCACCACGTGATCGGCTACGGCGGCCACATCCACGAACCCTGCCAGGCGCTGGTCGACGGCGAGTTCTCCTACCGGGGAACGCTCGTGGGTCAGTACACCGAACTCCAGGAACTGGTCGCGCTGGTCGAACGCGGCGACGTCGAGTTACACACCGACCGGTACGATCTCGAGGAGATAAACACCGTCGCCGAGCGGCTCGAGCACGGCGAGATCGAGGGCCGGGCGGTCGTCACGCCTTGA
- a CDS encoding amidohydrolase family protein, with translation MYHQNGEDVFVVDAHVHLWDATEENITHNGGEEFIQCFYDYHTTFTPEEREWEMSEYRYYGPDRMVEDLFGNAAADMAIFQPTYLTDFYEEGFNTTEQNAELATEYPERFVLNGTFDPRDGEEGLEYLEQLHDTYDIPGVKLYTAEWRDDSKGWRLDDEEAFEFLEKCAELGIENIHPHKGPTIRPLNRDAFDVKDVDDAASSFPELNFIVEHVGLPRLDDFCWIAAQETNVYGGLAVAAPFAQNRPGKFSEIMSELLWWLGEDRLLFGSDYALWNPDWLVEEVMEAELTAEHRAEYGVEWDVETKKKVMGENAAELYDIDVEEKKRQFQEDEISTEFGLEDHYGEPAAADD, from the coding sequence ATGTACCACCAGAACGGCGAGGACGTGTTCGTCGTCGACGCACACGTCCACCTGTGGGATGCGACCGAAGAGAACATCACACACAACGGGGGCGAGGAGTTCATCCAGTGCTTCTATGACTACCACACAACGTTCACGCCGGAAGAGCGCGAGTGGGAGATGTCGGAGTATCGATACTATGGCCCCGATCGGATGGTCGAGGACCTCTTCGGCAACGCCGCCGCCGACATGGCCATCTTCCAGCCGACGTACCTCACCGATTTCTACGAGGAGGGGTTCAACACAACCGAACAAAACGCCGAACTCGCGACCGAGTATCCCGAGCGGTTCGTCCTCAACGGTACCTTCGATCCCCGGGACGGCGAGGAGGGCCTCGAGTACTTAGAGCAGCTCCACGACACCTACGACATCCCGGGCGTGAAACTGTACACCGCCGAGTGGCGAGACGACTCGAAGGGGTGGCGACTCGACGACGAGGAGGCCTTCGAGTTCTTAGAGAAGTGTGCCGAACTCGGCATCGAGAACATCCACCCGCACAAGGGGCCGACGATCCGGCCGCTGAACCGCGACGCCTTCGACGTGAAAGACGTCGACGATGCCGCGTCGTCGTTCCCCGAACTCAACTTTATCGTCGAACACGTCGGGCTTCCCAGGCTCGATGACTTCTGCTGGATCGCCGCCCAGGAGACCAACGTCTACGGCGGCCTCGCGGTCGCTGCGCCGTTCGCCCAGAATCGACCGGGCAAGTTCTCGGAGATCATGTCCGAACTGCTGTGGTGGCTCGGCGAGGACCGCCTGCTCTTTGGCTCGGACTACGCACTCTGGAACCCCGACTGGCTCGTCGAGGAAGTGATGGAGGCCGAACTCACCGCGGAACACCGCGCGGAGTACGGCGTCGAATGGGACGTGGAGACGAAAAAGAAGGTGATGGGCGAAAACGCCGCCGAACTGTACGACATCGACGTCGAGGAGAAGAAACGCCAGTTCCAAGAAGACGAAATCAGCACCGAGTTCGGACTCGAGGATCACTACGGCGAACCCGCGGCGGCCGACGACTGA
- a CDS encoding iron-sulfur cluster assembly protein yields the protein MAGPRRDTVLEALEPVTDPELDRSIVELEYVEEIDVDGEAVTVTITLPTAWCSPAFAWMMTVDARDALEALPSVETATVVLEDHMHETEITRGVNERRSFEETFPDADGGVEAVRAELDRKARIARQYDAVEALLEAGLEPAQVVDLRLGDLEGIGDGEKATVYLHDRAVAVTVPAAPLVSYLEKARETGVATDADDVLFRTPEGEVVDPGGFEVVHRRGRLAKVNMSGQAGICSGLHEARRGRLEESTGD from the coding sequence ATGGCGGGACCGCGGCGAGACACGGTGCTCGAGGCCCTCGAGCCCGTAACGGACCCGGAGCTGGATCGCTCGATCGTCGAACTGGAGTACGTCGAGGAGATCGACGTCGACGGCGAGGCGGTGACGGTGACGATCACGCTCCCGACGGCGTGGTGTTCGCCGGCCTTTGCCTGGATGATGACCGTCGACGCCCGCGACGCACTCGAGGCGCTGCCGTCGGTCGAAACGGCGACGGTCGTCCTCGAAGATCACATGCACGAAACGGAGATCACCCGCGGCGTCAACGAGCGACGTTCCTTCGAAGAGACGTTTCCCGACGCCGACGGCGGCGTCGAGGCCGTCCGGGCGGAACTGGACCGCAAGGCCCGGATCGCCCGCCAGTACGACGCCGTCGAGGCGCTGCTCGAGGCCGGTCTCGAGCCGGCACAGGTCGTCGACCTCCGACTCGGTGACCTCGAGGGGATCGGCGACGGTGAGAAAGCGACGGTGTACCTCCACGACCGGGCCGTGGCAGTGACCGTCCCCGCAGCCCCGCTCGTGTCCTACCTCGAGAAAGCGCGCGAGACCGGCGTCGCCACGGACGCCGACGACGTGCTGTTCAGGACGCCCGAGGGAGAGGTCGTCGACCCCGGCGGGTTCGAGGTCGTCCACCGCCGGGGACGACTCGCGAAGGTGAACATGTCCGGTCAGGCCGGGATCTGTAGCGGCCTCCACGAAGCGAGACGTGGACGTCTCGAGGAATCCACCGGTGATTGA
- a CDS encoding TIGR00341 family protein gives MRLVQLTIPTGKRETILEVLEDEGIDYVVTDETSGREYTAVVYFPLPSQAVESVLDAIHDEGIGEDSYTVVVDAETVVSRKFEALREEYAEGSVGEDRISRQELQTHAEDLTPTFGIYVTLTVVSALVATAGLLLDSPAVVVGSMVIAPLIGPALGAGIGTVLDEPDLLYRGAKYQILGVCLAIGSAAIFAWLVRMGNIVPPGMNIAAVDEIAERLAPDLLSLVIALGAGVAGILSISTGVSVALVGVMIAAALIPPAAAAGIAIAFGQPTAAIGSTVLVFVNVLSVNLAGLATLWYAGYRPESLFDLDVTQRRVRRQIGALALVVLILSAFLAGITYTSYLAGTFEEDAREDVEDLLEAEDEELQLIDLQVTLGDDYPFQSPERVVVTIGGPPGEQYPDLTERIHDRVDQHTDESVEVEVRYVEVVGR, from the coding sequence GTGCGTCTCGTACAGTTGACGATTCCGACGGGCAAACGAGAGACGATCCTCGAGGTGCTCGAAGACGAGGGCATCGACTACGTCGTCACCGACGAGACGAGCGGCCGGGAGTACACGGCGGTCGTCTACTTTCCGTTGCCCTCCCAGGCGGTCGAGTCGGTGCTTGATGCGATCCACGACGAGGGAATCGGGGAGGACTCCTACACGGTCGTCGTCGACGCCGAGACGGTCGTCTCCCGGAAGTTCGAGGCGTTGCGCGAGGAGTACGCAGAGGGCAGCGTCGGCGAGGATCGGATCTCGCGCCAGGAACTGCAGACACACGCCGAGGACCTGACGCCAACCTTTGGCATCTACGTGACGCTGACGGTCGTCAGCGCGCTGGTGGCCACGGCCGGCCTGTTGCTCGACTCGCCGGCGGTCGTCGTCGGCTCGATGGTGATTGCGCCGCTGATCGGTCCCGCACTGGGGGCGGGCATCGGAACGGTGCTCGACGAACCGGACCTGCTGTACCGCGGCGCGAAGTACCAGATACTCGGTGTCTGTCTCGCGATCGGTTCCGCAGCCATCTTCGCGTGGCTGGTCAGGATGGGCAACATCGTCCCACCCGGAATGAACATCGCGGCCGTCGACGAGATCGCCGAGCGACTCGCGCCGGATCTGCTCTCGCTCGTGATCGCGCTGGGCGCTGGCGTCGCCGGCATCCTGAGCATCTCGACCGGCGTCTCGGTCGCGCTCGTGGGCGTCATGATCGCCGCGGCGCTCATCCCGCCCGCCGCAGCAGCGGGCATCGCGATCGCGTTCGGCCAACCGACGGCCGCGATCGGCTCGACGGTACTCGTGTTCGTCAACGTGCTCTCGGTCAACCTCGCGGGGCTGGCCACGCTGTGGTACGCCGGCTATCGCCCCGAGAGCCTGTTCGACCTCGACGTGACCCAGCGGCGGGTTCGACGACAGATCGGCGCGCTCGCGCTCGTCGTCTTGATCCTCTCTGCGTTTCTCGCCGGGATCACCTACACCTCGTATCTCGCCGGCACCTTCGAGGAGGACGCCCGCGAGGACGTCGAGGACCTCCTCGAGGCGGAAGACGAGGAGCTACAGCTCATCGACCTCCAGGTCACCCTCGGCGACGACTACCCGTTCCAGAGTCCCGAGCGCGTCGTGGTCACGATCGGTGGGCCACCCGGCGAACAGTATCCCGACCTCACCGAACGGATACACGACCGGGTCGACCAGCACACTGACGAATCCGTCGAAGTCGAGGTGCGATACGTCGAGGTCGTCGGTCGGTGA
- the engB gene encoding GTP-binding protein EngB, translating into MFDTRPDREAEVVLVGRSNVGKSTLMRELTGHSFDTGGKPGVTREPNHYDWTAEDFVITDLPGFGFMSGVEEGRREQIKTDIVHYLEAYAENVLVAILVVDGKSVIDIIDRHSGPEEVPYDVEMFHFLRDLEVPVVVAVNKMDKVDDEDERLDELCERLGLYPPWQQWQDTIAPISAKRGQIEPLTEAVRTHLHEQNRDDLFTFF; encoded by the coding sequence ATGTTCGATACGCGCCCGGACCGCGAGGCGGAGGTCGTCCTCGTCGGCCGCTCGAACGTCGGCAAGTCGACGCTCATGCGGGAACTGACCGGTCACAGCTTCGACACCGGCGGGAAACCGGGCGTCACCCGCGAGCCGAATCACTACGACTGGACGGCCGAGGACTTCGTCATCACCGATCTGCCCGGCTTTGGCTTCATGAGCGGCGTCGAGGAGGGCCGTCGCGAACAGATCAAGACCGACATCGTCCACTACCTCGAGGCGTACGCCGAGAACGTCCTCGTCGCGATTCTCGTCGTCGACGGCAAGAGCGTGATCGACATCATCGACCGTCACTCCGGCCCCGAGGAAGTCCCCTACGACGTCGAGATGTTTCACTTCCTGCGAGACCTCGAGGTCCCCGTCGTCGTCGCGGTCAACAAGATGGACAAGGTCGACGACGAGGACGAGCGCCTGGACGAACTCTGTGAGCGACTCGGTCTCTACCCGCCGTGGCAACAGTGGCAAGACACCATCGCCCCCATCAGCGCCAAGCGTGGACAGATCGAACCCCTGACCGAGGCCGTACGAACGCACCTCCACGAGCAGAATCGGGACGATCTGTTCACGTTCTTCTAG